Genomic segment of Bubalus kerabau isolate K-KA32 ecotype Philippines breed swamp buffalo chromosome 6, PCC_UOA_SB_1v2, whole genome shotgun sequence:
tcctcttctcccagctCATCACTCTTGTGGGGATGAATTTgccttgttttgtgtttttttcccacaGGAGAAAAGGGGCAGAGATTACTTGTCCAATATCTTTGAGAAACAAGACAAGAATAAGGACCGGAAGATTGACTTTTCTGAGTTCCTGTCCTTGCTGGCGGACATAACCACAGACTATCACAACCACAGCCACGGAGACAAGCTCTGTTCTGGGGGAAATAAGTGAGTCCAGAGGCCTCCAGACAACCTAAGAAACAATAAAGTGTCTTTTCTCACCAGAAACTTGTGTTACGTCCTCCTTTTTGTTGCTGCATGTAGCTCAGAGAGAATACACAATGGTCAGTTACCTGCTTTGAAGATTCCCCAGTATATGAGCAAATTCTTCCCAGCAAATCTCCTTTCCAGTGTACAGCGGTGATGAGACTTTTTGCAAAGAAAATTGACACGTTTATGGTCTAAGAGGAAACATCTCCTGAGGAAATACACAGACAGCCAGGTTCACAATCACTCTGTGTGGTTTCAACACATGCCCACCTCCAAACACCCTCATTCACACAATTCCAACCATCTAAATGATGCAGCTGCTTCTGAAGACACTGGAATGTGGGCAGCGCGTTTCCCTGGGAGATCAGTCTCTTGCTCTGTACCCCCAGCCCTCACCGCCTGTAGGGACCCAGGGTCAGGGTGTCTCTCTGGCCAGAGCGGGCAAGAGATTCCCCATCTTCATCAGTTAGGTTGTTCCTCAGCAGAGGAATTATCCTTGGATATTGACAGTTTATATCGGCTGTTCCATGCACCTGTGATTAGAGAGAAGAAAAGTGTGAGGCTGTTACCATCCTGTGTTTTGTGCGCTAAGTCTTCTGGCATGCCATTTTTGTCctcagaaaatgaaaactctttAAGCCAATGGTCCCAGAAGAAAACAGAGTGTACCCCTGTTAGAAGGGCTGGACTATTTCATGTAGGATCTCTGAGTTTCAACTTGACCAACAGTTACAAAATTCTTATTCAAAGGGGAAACATTTCTGCTGAGGAAAATACCTACTGTTATATGTAGTAACCGATGCCGCCTTTTTAAATGTCCTTTTGAATCAGGTCTGTGTTAATAATAGTTTTATCCTCAATATATCCCCCGCCAAGGCATTGTATACATAAGTGATAATGTACGTTGTCAGATTTCTATAACTGTGTTcaactgaattaaaaataaagaagtgaagGAACACTCTTATCCCAGATAAAGACAGGTGCGCTCACCTTTAGGCTCCCCAGAGCCTGTTCCACAGCCAAGGCATGTGGCAGCTCCTCCACCAGGTCTCCATGGGAGCTGGAGGGGCAAAGGGTCAAGGCACTGCTGAGGCTGCGCAGGAATCCctcagcgtttttttttttttttcctgatgggaACATGGGATGGAGTGTATGCTTAAGGGAGGTTAGTAACTATGGACTGAGCTGCCGTTGACTCATCCTCTTTGCTGGATGAAGGAGAGCAAAGGAGAGGAACAGGAAAGATATGAAACGGAGCTTCTGCATTTTAACTAATGAGAAGCTAACcaatggggaaaaaacaaacattatgtgaaccgtgaacttcctgatgttcaagctggttttagaaaaggcagaggaaccagagatcaaattgccaacatccgctgggtcatggaaaaagcaaaggagttcaagaaaaacatctatttcttctttattgactatgccaaagcctttgactgtgtggatctcaataaactgtggaaaattctgaaagagatgggaataccagatcacttgacctgcctcttgagaaatctgtatgcaggtcaggaagcaacagttagaactggacatggaacaacagactggttccaaataggaaaaggagtacgacaagtctgtatattgtcaccctgcttatttaacttctatgcagagtacattatgagaaacgctggactggaagaaacacaagctggaatcaagattgctgggagaaatatcaataacctcagatatgcagatgacaccacccttatggcagaaagtgaagaagaacttaaaagcctcttgatgaaagtgaaagtggagagtgaaaaagttggcttaaaactcaacattcagaaaactaagatcatggcatccggtcccatcacttcatgggaaatagatggggaaacagtggaaacagtgtcagactttatttttctgggctccaaaatcactgcagatggtgactgcagccatgaaattaaaagacacttactccttggaaggaaagttatgtccaacctagatagcatattcaaaagcagagacattactttgccaacaaaggtccgtctagtcaaggctatggtttttcctgtggtcatgtatagatgtgagagttggactgtgaagaaagctgactgccgaagaattgatgcttttgaactgtggtgttggagaagactcttgagagtcccttggactgcaaggagatccaaccagtccattctgaaggagatcagccctgggatttctttgaaaggaatgatgctaaagctgaaacttcagtactttggccacctcatgcgaagagttgactcattggaaaagactctgatgctgggagggattgggggcaggaggagaagggggcgacagaggatgagatggctggatggcatcactgactcgctggatatgagtctgagtaaactctgggagttggtgatggacagggaggcctggcatgctgtgattcatggggttgcaaagagttggacacgactgactgactgaactgaactgaactgaaaatgcatGCTGGCTTTCCATGACAGGGACCCTTGACCCTCCTGCCTGTTTTGAGCTTCTGCTAAATCACCCGTGTTTTCTGGATTTCTTCCCAGATCGCTGCCTCCCCAGGATCCACAGCTGCAGTTATTGTGCCTACTAAGTAGTctatgagactttatttttgattaAAAGCAAACTCTTTTAGAGGACTGTATTCAATCCTACCTTTCCAAATAGCTATTATcaatcaagttttattttttcccagtcattttccaaataatgtgtgcatgtccactgagttagtggCTGTCCACACTCACAGAAGTCATACATTTAATCATCCAAGTAGCTCCAGAATGAGAGAAGTACCCCTTTTCCATCAGCAGCCATATTCTCCTGAAAGAAAAGTGGGGAATGAGAGAATTAAGTCTTgggtaggttgataaggagtccagggccccagaaaaggaggaaggggtctggagctctcaaggaggagaaaggggtccggGTCCCTcgagaaggagaaaaggacaaactttttcccTACATTCCTTTGtttagtcacataaaacttttttttttttttaagcccagagctaaagATTTCATGATAAAACAACACACCTtgctcaatcagttcagttgctcagtcacgtctgactctttgtgatcccatggactgcagcatgccaggcatccctgtccatcaccaattcccagagcttactcaaactcatgttcatcaagtcagtgatgccatccaaccaccttaacctctgtctttcccttctcctcctgccttcaatcttttccagcatcagggtctttcccaaagagtcagttcttcacatcaggtggccaaagtattggagtttccagcttcagtgtcagtccttcaaatgaatattcaggactgatttcctttagatttgactggtttgatcttgctgtccaagggattctcaagagtattctgAAACATCACATGGTCCacaggagatgggaatggcaaaccagttcagtattcttgccttgagaaccccatgaacagtatgaaaaggcaaaaagatatgacactgaaagatgaactccccagctcagttggagaaggcaatggcaccccactccagtactcttgcctggaaagtcccatggacggaggagcctggtaggctgcaatccatggggtcgctaggagtcggacacaactgaatgacttccctttcacttttcactttcatgcattggagaaggaaatggcaacccactccagtgttcttgcctggagaatcccagggacaggggagcctggtgggcttctgtctatggggtcacacagagtcggacacgactgaagtgacttagcagcagcagtagcagcagctcagtaggtgtccaatatactactgcagaagagcagagaaattgctccagaaagaatgaagaggatgagccaaagtgaaaacaatgcccagttgtggatttgactggtgatggaagtaaaatgtgatgctgtaaagaatgATATcatgtaggaacctggaatgttaggtccactgctactactactaagtcgcttcagtcgtgtccaactctgtacgaccccatagacagcagcccaccagacttccctgtctctgggattctccaggcaagaacactggagtgggttgccatttccttctccaatgcatgaaagtgaaaagtgaaagtgaagtcgctcagtcgtgtccgaccctcagcgaccccatggactgcagccctccaggctcctccgtccatgggattttccaggcaagagtactggagtggtcaaggtaaattggaagtagtcaaggtaaacaggagatggcaagagtgaacgtcaacattttagaaatcagtgaactaaaatggactggaatgggcgaatttaactcagatgatcattatgtctactactgtgggcaagaatctgttagaagaaatggagtagtcctcatagtcaacaaaagagtctgaaatgcagtacttaggtgcaatctcaaaaatgacagaatgatctctgtttgtttccaaggcaaaccattcactatcacagtaatcccagtctatgccccaactactaatgccaaagaagctgaagttgaatgtgtctatgaagacctacaagactatTTAGAACTAATACtcaaaaaagttgtccttttcatcataggggattggaatgcaaaagtaggaagtcaagaaacaactggagtaacaggcaaattgggccttggaatacaaaatgaagcagggcaaaggttaacagagttttgccaagagaaggcactggtcatagcaaacaccgtcttccaacaacacaagagacaactctacatgtGGGCACCACCAGATAATCAGTTTTGAAatctgattacattctttgcagccaaagatgaaggagctctatactgtcagcaaaaacaaaaccaggagctgactgtggctcagatcatgaactccttattgccaaattcagacttaaattgaagaaagtatggaaaaccactagaccattcaggtatgacaaaatatgataaaataccttacaattatacagcaaaagtgacaaatagattaaaaggACTTCATCTGATAGACGgtgtgcctgaggaactatggatagagatttgtaacattgtacaggaggcagtgatcaaaaccatcccaaggaaaagaaaagcaaaaaggcaaaatggttgtctgaagaggccttacaaatagctgagaaaggaagagacgtgaaaggcaaaagagaaaaggaaaaatatactcatcaaaatgcagagttccaaagaatagcaaggagagttaagcaagccttcctcagcgatcaatgcaaagaaatagaggaaaacaatagaatcagaaaacaatagaatggggtaGAAAGAATGCCtgcttgctagtttttagcaaggtgTTGCATACGTTTTCAATGCAAAGCAAGGCATTATATACTTTTGCAATGCAAAGCAAGGCGGAATGTActtgatcagtgcaaagaaataggggaaaacaatagaatgggaaagactagaggtctcttcaagaaaattagagatatcaagggaacatttcatgcaaagatgggcacaataaaggacagaaatggtatggacctaacagaggcagaaaatattaagaggtaGCAAcgatacacagaagagctatacaaaaaagatcttcatgacgcaggtaaccacgatggtgtgatcactcaccttgagccagatatcctggagtgtgaagtaaagtgggccttaggaagcatcactatgaacaaaactagtggtgatggaattccagttgagctatttcaaatcctgaaagatgatgattggtttgatcttgctgtctaagggattctcaagagtcttcttcagcactgcagttcaaaaccatcaattcttcagcgctcagcttcctttatggtccaaccctcacatccatacatgactactggaaaaagcatagctttgactagacagaccttagtcaGTAAAGTaacatgtctgctttttaatatgctgtctaggtttgtcataacttttctccatcAGCCTCCTGTCCTTATCCGTTAGAGGGCAGTCAGAATGAAAAGCACAATcacagtagtcacgtatggatgtgcgagttggactgtaaagaaagctgagggctgaaaaatggatgcttttggactctgttgttggagaagactcttgagagtcccttggactgctgctgctgctaagtcgcttcagtcgtgtccgactctgtgtgaccccatagacggcagcccatcaggctcccccatccctgggattctccaggcaagaacactggagtgggttgccatttccttctccaatgcaggaaagtgaaaagtgacagtgaagtcgcccagtcatgtccgacacttagcaatcccatggactgtagctcaccaggctcctccatccatgggattttccaggcaagagtactggagtggggtgccaatgccttctccccttggactgcaaggagatccaaatagtcaatcctaaaggaaatcagtcctgaatattcactggaaggactgatgctgaagctgaaactccaatactttggccacctgatgtgaagaacagattaattggaaaagaccctgatgctgggataaaagtgaaggcaggaggagaaggggacggcggaggatgaggtggttgaatggcatcactgactcgatgcacatgagtctgagcgagctctgggaattggtgatggacagggatgcctggcatgctgcagtccatggggtcgcaaagagtcagacatgactgagcgactgaactgaacttcttccaagaagcaagtgtcttttaatttcatggctgcagtcatcatctgcagtgatctcagtgcccaag
This window contains:
- the LOC129656020 gene encoding protein S100-A7, translated to MSVSQLEQAITDLINLFHKYSGHDDTIEKEDLLRLMKENFPNFLGACEKRGRDYLSNIFEKQDKNKDRKIDFSEFLSLLADITTDYHNHSHGDKLCSGGNK